The Equus asinus isolate D_3611 breed Donkey chromosome 22, EquAss-T2T_v2, whole genome shotgun sequence genome has a segment encoding these proteins:
- the RASSF8 gene encoding ras association domain-containing protein 8 translates to MELKVWVDGVQRIVCGVTEVTTCQEVVIALAQAIGRTGRYTLIEKWRDTERHLAPHENPIISLNKWGQYASDVQLILRRTGPSLSERPTSDSVARIPERTLYRQSLPPLAKLRPQIDKSIKRREPKRKSLTFTGGAKGLMDIFGKGKETEFKQKVLNNCKTTADELKKLIRLQTEKLQSIEKELESNEIEIRFWEQKYSSNLEEEIVRLEQKIKRNDVEIEEEEFWENELQIEQENEKQLKDQLQEIRQKITECESKLKDYLAQIQTMESGLEAEKLQREVQEAQVNEEEVKGKIGKVKGEIDIQGQQSLRLENGIKAVERSLGQATKRLQDKEQELEQLTKELRQVNLQQFIQQTGTKVTVLPAEPIEVEASHADIEREAPFQSGSLKRPGSSRQLPSNLRILQNPISSGFNPEGIYV, encoded by the exons GTCGAACTGGAAGGTACACTCTTATAGAAAAATGGAGAGATACTGAAAGACACTTAGCACCTCATGAAAATCCTATCATATCCTTAAACAAATGGGGGCAGTATGCTAGTGATGTACAGCTAATTTTACGTCGAACGGGGCCATCTCTCAGTGAGCGACCCACTTCAGATAGTGTGGCTCGAATTCCTGAAAGAACTTTATACAGGCAGAGTTTGCCTCCCTTAGCTAAACTGAGGCCTCAGATTGACAAATCCATCAAAAGGAGAGAACCTAAAAGGAAATCATTAACATTTACAGGAGGTGCCAAAGGATTAATGGACATTTTTGGGAaaggtaaagaaactgaatttaagCAAAAGGTGCTGAATAACTGCAAAACAACAGCAGATGAGTTAAAGAAGCTGATCCGTTTGCAGACAGAAAAGCTTCAGTCCATTGAGAAAGAGCTAGAatcaaatgaaatagaaatacgATTTTGGGAGCAAAAATATAGCTCTAACCTTGAAGAGGAAATTGTCCGCCTGGAGcaaaagatcaaaagaaatgatgtagaaattgaagaggaagaatttTGGGAAAATGAATTACAGATtgaacaggaaaatgaaaaacagctgAAGGATCAACTTCAAGAgataagacagaaaataacagaaTGTGAGAGCAAATTAAAGGACTATTTGGCTCAGATCCAGACTATGGAAAGTGGTCTCGAAGCAGAAAAATTGCAACGAGAAGTTCAGGAGGCACAAGTCAACGAAGAAGAGGTTAAAGGGAAGATTGGTAAggtcaaaggagaaattgacattCAAGGCCAGCAGAGCCTGAGGCTGGAAAATGGTATTAAAGCTGTGGAAAGATCTCTTGGACAAGCCACCAAACGATTACAG GACAAAGAACAAGAACTGGAGCAGTTGACTAAAGAGCTGCGGCAAGTCAATCTCCAGCAGTTCATCCAGCAGACAGGGACAAAGGTGACTGTTTTGCCAGCAGAGCCCATTGAAGTAGAAGCCTCACATGCAGACATAGAAAGGG AGGCACCATTCCAGTCCGGGTCCCTGAAGCGGCCTGGTTCATCTCGGCAGCTCCCCAGTAATCTTCGTATTCTACAGAATCCTATCTCATCTGGTTTTAATCCTGAAGGCATATATGTATAA